A window of the Motilibacter rhizosphaerae genome harbors these coding sequences:
- the purF gene encoding amidophosphoribosyltransferase translates to MGRGDGRLNHDLLDGDKGPQDACGVFGVWAPGEEVAKLAYFGLYALQHRGQEAAGIAVSNGSQILVYKDMGLVSQVFDESHLESLKGSLGIGHTRYSTTGASTWENAQPTFRSTGSGSLALAHNGNLTNTASLRVAVAAAEAELDATDLWRGNTIEATNDTDLIAALLAQDPDVPLEESAARVLPQLRGAYSLVFMDETTLYAARDPQGIRPLVLGRLERGWVVASETAALDIVGASFVREVEPGELLVVDEHGLRSRRFAEPEPKGCLFEYVYLARPDTRIAGRSVHAARVEIGRQLAREAPTEADLVIPVPESGTPAAVGYAQESGIPFGLGLVKNAYVGRTFIQPSQTIRQLGIRLKLNPLREVIAGKRLVVVDDSIVRGNTQRALVRMLREAGAAEVHVRISSPPVKWPCFYGIDFATPAELIANGLTVDEVRQSVGADSLGYVSLEGLIAASEQPAERLCTACFTGSYPVALPEDAGLVGVQPVSVVERVADEAVRSS, encoded by the coding sequence ATGGGGCGTGGAGACGGACGGCTGAACCACGACCTCCTCGACGGCGACAAGGGCCCCCAGGACGCGTGCGGCGTCTTCGGGGTCTGGGCGCCGGGCGAAGAGGTCGCCAAGCTCGCCTACTTCGGGCTCTACGCCCTGCAGCACCGCGGGCAGGAGGCAGCCGGCATCGCGGTGAGCAACGGCTCGCAGATCCTCGTCTACAAGGACATGGGGCTCGTCAGCCAGGTCTTCGACGAGTCGCACCTCGAGTCGCTCAAGGGCTCGCTCGGCATCGGCCACACCCGCTACTCGACGACCGGCGCGAGCACGTGGGAGAACGCCCAGCCCACCTTCCGGTCGACCGGCTCGGGCAGCCTCGCGCTCGCGCACAACGGCAACCTCACCAACACCGCCTCGCTGCGCGTCGCCGTCGCGGCGGCCGAGGCGGAGCTCGACGCCACCGACCTGTGGCGCGGCAACACCATCGAGGCGACCAACGACACCGACCTCATCGCCGCGCTGCTCGCCCAGGACCCCGACGTCCCGCTCGAGGAGTCCGCGGCGCGGGTCCTCCCGCAGCTGCGCGGCGCGTACTCCCTGGTCTTCATGGACGAGACGACGCTGTACGCCGCCCGCGACCCCCAGGGCATCCGCCCGCTGGTCCTCGGCCGGCTGGAGCGCGGCTGGGTCGTCGCCAGCGAGACTGCCGCCCTCGACATCGTCGGCGCGAGCTTCGTGCGCGAGGTCGAGCCCGGCGAGCTGCTGGTCGTCGACGAGCACGGGCTGCGCTCGCGGCGCTTCGCGGAGCCCGAGCCCAAGGGCTGCCTGTTCGAGTACGTCTACCTCGCGCGCCCCGACACCCGCATCGCCGGCCGCAGCGTCCACGCCGCGCGCGTGGAGATCGGGCGGCAGCTCGCTCGGGAGGCGCCGACCGAGGCGGACCTCGTGATCCCGGTCCCCGAGTCCGGGACCCCCGCGGCCGTCGGCTATGCGCAGGAGAGCGGCATCCCGTTCGGGCTGGGCCTGGTGAAGAACGCCTACGTCGGGCGCACCTTCATCCAGCCGAGCCAGACGATCCGCCAGCTCGGCATCCGGCTCAAGCTCAACCCGCTGCGCGAGGTCATCGCCGGCAAGCGGCTCGTCGTCGTCGACGACTCGATCGTGCGCGGCAACACCCAGCGCGCGCTGGTCCGCATGCTGCGCGAGGCGGGCGCTGCGGAGGTGCACGTCCGCATCTCCAGCCCGCCGGTCAAGTGGCCGTGCTTCTACGGCATCGACTTCGCCACGCCCGCCGAGCTCATCGCCAACGGGCTGACCGTCGACGAGGTGCGCCAGTCGGTCGGCGCCGACTCGCTCGGCTACGTCTCCCTCGAGGGGCTCATCGCCGCCTCGGAGCAGCCCGCGGAGCGGCTGTGCACGGCGTGCTTCACCGGGAGCTATCCCGTGGCGCTGCCCGAGGACGCCGGGCTCGTCGGCGTGCAGCCGGTCTCCGTCGTCGAGCGCGTGGCGGACGAGGCGGTGCGGTCCTCGTGA
- a CDS encoding MMPL family transporter gives MTISTPTRPVQTPPAGPRARRSRTTRVAAWSARHRWSAFLLWVLFVAAAVVLGGATGTRQLSSADSGTGQSGHMDRIVAATSFDEKPVENVLVTSRSGGRVGPAGPAAAADAAQRLRSLPQVAGVGTPVTSADGKAVLLPVTIAVRAGADADQAATAAEDALPALERAVAATQAEHRDVRVEQVGDASLPKAIDDRVAADFSKAEITSIPVTLVILVVVFGALVAASVPVLLALSSVMAALGISALVSHLLPVTPQLSSVVLLVGMAVGVDYSLFYVRREREERARGAARRDAIERAAETAGHAIVVSGLAVMVSMAGLFLAGAADFRSMGVGAVLVVAVAMTGSVTALPALLSLLGGALDKPRIPFLHKRFSRKLDSTHAGESRLWGAILRPVLRAPQKSALVAAGLLLVLAAPVLGMKLGSSGTESLPRSLPVMQTYDRLVASFHDTEQSMSVVVAADKGTTLDRGATTTALTDLAGKAAGRDAFRPSTGGPDIQFSHSGDAARLTLPLAVSASSGSAHDALTALRGDVGRSSLDAVPHSSWGVTGSTAQDVDWNDGMARSLPLVLLFVLGVTFLVLLVSFRAPVVALLSMGLNMLSVGAAYGLLVLVFQGHWAEGLLDFHGNGRIVSWLPLFAFVMLFGLSMDYTVLVVSRIREAHLAGVPAAEAVRLGITRTAGVVTSAAVIMVAVFSIFGTLSLLEFKQLGVGLAVAVLLDATVVRAVLLPATMAMLGERAWWTPRRGRLQTSGR, from the coding sequence ATGACGATCTCCACCCCCACCCGCCCCGTCCAGACCCCTCCTGCCGGGCCACGAGCCCGGCGCTCCCGCACCACGCGGGTCGCCGCGTGGAGCGCGCGGCACCGTTGGTCGGCCTTCCTGCTCTGGGTGCTCTTCGTGGCCGCGGCCGTCGTGCTCGGCGGCGCGACCGGCACCCGGCAGCTCAGCAGCGCCGACTCCGGCACCGGCCAGTCCGGGCACATGGACCGCATCGTGGCGGCCACCTCCTTCGACGAGAAGCCCGTCGAGAACGTCCTCGTCACCAGCAGGTCCGGGGGCCGGGTGGGCCCGGCGGGACCAGCCGCCGCCGCGGACGCCGCCCAGCGGCTCCGCTCGCTCCCCCAGGTCGCCGGGGTGGGCACGCCGGTGACGAGCGCGGACGGGAAGGCCGTCCTGCTCCCCGTCACCATCGCCGTACGCGCCGGTGCCGACGCCGACCAGGCCGCCACGGCCGCCGAGGACGCCCTCCCCGCGCTGGAGAGGGCCGTCGCCGCCACGCAGGCCGAGCACCGCGACGTGCGCGTCGAGCAGGTCGGTGACGCCTCGCTGCCGAAGGCGATCGACGACCGCGTGGCGGCCGACTTCTCGAAGGCCGAGATCACCTCGATCCCGGTGACGCTGGTCATCCTCGTCGTGGTGTTCGGCGCCCTGGTGGCGGCGTCCGTGCCCGTGCTGCTCGCGCTGTCGTCGGTGATGGCCGCGCTCGGGATCTCCGCGCTGGTCTCGCACCTGCTGCCGGTGACCCCGCAGCTCTCCAGCGTCGTGCTGCTCGTCGGCATGGCGGTGGGCGTGGACTACTCGCTGTTCTACGTCCGCCGCGAGCGGGAGGAGCGCGCCCGCGGTGCCGCCCGCCGTGACGCGATCGAGCGGGCGGCGGAGACGGCCGGGCACGCGATCGTCGTGAGCGGGCTGGCCGTGATGGTCTCGATGGCCGGGCTGTTCCTCGCTGGTGCGGCGGACTTCCGCTCGATGGGGGTCGGCGCGGTGCTCGTCGTCGCGGTGGCGATGACCGGCTCGGTGACGGCGCTCCCCGCCCTGCTCTCGCTGCTGGGCGGCGCGCTGGACAAGCCGCGGATCCCCTTCCTGCACAAGCGCTTCTCCCGCAAGCTCGACAGCACGCACGCCGGTGAGTCGCGGCTCTGGGGCGCGATCCTCCGCCCGGTCCTGCGGGCGCCGCAGAAGTCCGCGCTCGTCGCCGCAGGTCTGCTCCTCGTCCTCGCCGCTCCCGTGCTCGGCATGAAGCTCGGCAGCTCGGGCACCGAGTCGCTCCCCCGCTCGCTGCCGGTGATGCAGACCTACGACCGGCTCGTCGCGTCGTTCCACGACACCGAGCAGTCGATGAGCGTGGTCGTCGCCGCCGACAAGGGCACCACGCTCGACCGCGGGGCCACGACCACGGCCCTCACCGACCTCGCCGGCAAGGCCGCGGGCCGCGACGCCTTCCGGCCGAGCACCGGCGGTCCCGACATCCAGTTCTCCCACTCGGGCGATGCCGCCCGGCTCACGCTGCCGCTCGCGGTGTCCGCCTCCAGCGGCAGCGCCCACGACGCCCTCACCGCCCTGCGCGGCGACGTCGGCCGCAGCAGCCTCGACGCGGTGCCGCACTCGTCCTGGGGCGTGACCGGCAGCACCGCGCAGGACGTCGACTGGAACGACGGCATGGCGCGCTCCCTGCCGCTGGTACTGCTCTTCGTCCTGGGCGTGACCTTCCTGGTGCTGCTCGTCTCCTTCCGCGCCCCGGTCGTGGCCCTGCTGTCCATGGGGCTGAACATGCTGTCGGTCGGTGCGGCGTACGGCCTGCTGGTGCTGGTCTTCCAGGGCCACTGGGCCGAGGGCCTGCTCGACTTCCACGGCAACGGCCGGATCGTGTCCTGGCTGCCGCTGTTCGCCTTCGTCATGCTCTTCGGGCTCTCGATGGACTACACGGTCCTCGTCGTGAGCCGGATCCGGGAGGCGCACCTCGCCGGAGTGCCTGCTGCTGAGGCGGTCCGGCTCGGCATCACGCGTACGGCCGGGGTCGTCACGAGCGCCGCCGTCATCATGGTCGCGGTGTTCTCGATCTTCGGGACGCTGTCGCTGCTGGAGTTCAAGCAGCTCGGTGTCGGCCTCGCGGTCGCGGTCCTGCTGGACGCGACGGTCGTGCGGGCGGTGCTGCTGCCGGCCACGATGGCGATGCTCGGCGAGCGCGCCTGGTGGACCCCGCGCCGCGGGCGGCTTCAGACCAGCGGGAGGTAG
- the purM gene encoding phosphoribosylformylglycinamidine cyclo-ligase: protein MTSYAAAGVDIEAGDRAVELMKASVRRATRPEVVGGIGGFAGLFDASALAGYRRPLLATSTDGVGTKVALAQALDVHDTIGLDLVAMVVDDLVVCGAEPLFMTDYIACGKVVPERIAAIVSGIAQGCTLAGCALLGGETAEHPGLLHPDEYDVAGAATGVVEADGLLGAERIVAGDAVLAIASSGLHSNGYSLVRHVLLAESSGLTLDTHVDELGRTLGEELLEPTRIYARDCLELARTREVHAYSHITGGGLAANVARVVPDGLHVRIERSTWTPPPVFGLVGAVGPVERGELERTLNMGVGMVAVLPPGEVAAAVAFLAERGVAAWQAGEVVEQAGDGTAELVGDHA, encoded by the coding sequence GTGACGAGCTACGCCGCCGCCGGCGTCGACATCGAGGCGGGCGACCGCGCGGTCGAGCTGATGAAGGCCTCCGTGCGCCGCGCCACCCGGCCCGAGGTGGTCGGCGGCATCGGCGGGTTCGCCGGGCTCTTCGACGCCTCCGCGCTCGCCGGCTACCGCCGCCCCCTGCTCGCCACCTCCACCGACGGCGTGGGCACCAAGGTCGCGCTGGCCCAGGCGCTCGACGTCCACGACACGATCGGGCTCGACCTGGTCGCGATGGTCGTCGACGACCTCGTCGTCTGCGGCGCCGAGCCGCTGTTCATGACCGACTACATCGCCTGCGGCAAGGTCGTCCCCGAGCGGATCGCCGCGATCGTCAGCGGCATCGCGCAGGGCTGCACGCTCGCCGGCTGCGCGCTGCTCGGCGGCGAGACCGCCGAGCACCCGGGCCTGCTGCACCCCGACGAGTACGACGTGGCGGGCGCCGCGACCGGCGTCGTCGAGGCCGACGGGCTGCTCGGGGCCGAGCGGATCGTCGCCGGCGACGCCGTGCTCGCGATCGCCTCGAGCGGGCTGCACTCCAACGGCTACTCGCTGGTGCGCCACGTGCTGCTGGCGGAGTCCTCGGGGCTGACCCTGGACACGCACGTCGACGAGCTCGGCCGCACGCTCGGCGAGGAGCTGCTCGAGCCCACCCGGATCTACGCCCGGGACTGCCTGGAGCTCGCCCGCACGCGGGAGGTCCACGCGTACTCCCACATCACGGGCGGCGGGCTCGCCGCCAACGTCGCGCGCGTCGTGCCGGACGGCCTGCACGTGCGCATCGAGCGCAGCACCTGGACCCCGCCGCCGGTCTTCGGGCTGGTCGGCGCGGTCGGCCCGGTCGAGCGCGGCGAGCTCGAGCGCACGCTCAACATGGGCGTCGGGATGGTCGCCGTGCTGCCGCCGGGCGAGGTCGCCGCGGCCGTGGCGTTCCTCGCCGAGCGCGGGGTCGCGGCCTGGCAGGCCGGCGAGGTCGTCGAGCAGGCGGGCGACGGCACCGCGGAACTCGTCGGCGACCACGCCTGA
- a CDS encoding glycosyltransferase family 9 protein, translating into MTEVLVVELLGGLGDVLLALPSVVALSRTHGSPVDVVTFTPGDALLRHDPTVGSVFATSDHSEGAPRRFLEEVLARKRYDVIVSTTAYDGIGELCAASAPVSATSLWRGAPDGHLVDRRFLALLADDGVIAPAYADEPLRLVLTPDEAAAGEAALGDVRRPAVLVPGSGMPVKEWGGARFAALAAGLAGAGYDVLTAGLEVPAELAGLPRLPPGDLRHLAAVLAAVGTRGGVVVGGDTGPVRIAAAVGCRVVGLFGPTSAGRYGFSAATASNLQGWPGCPVRLPSAITEQECWWTGRCPYAPEPACLADLAVERVLAAAVGD; encoded by the coding sequence GTGACCGAGGTCCTCGTCGTCGAGCTGCTCGGCGGGCTCGGCGACGTGCTGCTCGCGCTGCCCTCGGTGGTCGCGCTGTCGCGTACGCACGGGAGCCCGGTCGACGTCGTCACCTTCACGCCGGGTGACGCGCTGCTGCGCCACGACCCCACGGTGGGCTCCGTCTTCGCGACCAGCGACCACAGCGAGGGTGCGCCGCGCCGGTTCCTCGAGGAGGTGCTCGCGCGCAAGCGCTATGACGTGATCGTCAGCACCACGGCGTACGACGGGATCGGGGAGCTGTGCGCCGCCTCGGCGCCCGTGAGCGCGACGAGCCTGTGGCGCGGGGCGCCCGACGGGCACCTGGTCGACCGCCGGTTCCTCGCGCTGCTGGCCGACGACGGCGTCATCGCCCCGGCGTACGCCGACGAGCCGCTGCGCCTCGTGCTCACGCCCGACGAGGCCGCGGCGGGGGAGGCCGCGCTAGGGGACGTCCGCCGTCCGGCGGTCCTCGTCCCCGGCTCGGGCATGCCGGTGAAGGAGTGGGGCGGCGCGCGCTTCGCCGCGCTCGCAGCGGGTCTCGCGGGCGCGGGCTACGACGTGCTGACCGCCGGGCTGGAGGTCCCCGCGGAGCTCGCCGGTCTGCCGCGGCTGCCCCCGGGGGACCTGCGCCACCTCGCCGCCGTGCTGGCGGCGGTGGGGACGCGCGGCGGCGTCGTCGTCGGCGGGGACACCGGGCCGGTCCGGATCGCCGCCGCCGTCGGCTGCCGCGTCGTCGGGCTGTTCGGTCCGACGTCCGCCGGCCGCTACGGCTTCTCCGCCGCCACCGCGAGCAACCTGCAGGGGTGGCCCGGCTGCCCGGTGCGGCTGCCGTCGGCCATCACCGAGCAGGAGTGCTGGTGGACCGGCCGCTGCCCGTACGCGCCGGAGCCCGCCTGCCTCGCCGACCTCGCCGTCGAGCGGGTGCTCGCCGCCGCGGTGGGGGACTGA
- a CDS encoding glycosyltransferase family 9 protein, whose amino-acid sequence MDLDEQGTPAGVTPLPDRALGEHPGALAGLPVDWAALHRVLVVRPDNAGDVVMLGPALRQLRAACPEAHVTLLTSPAGAPAADLLAEVDDVLVASPTWQHAGVAPAPDPAAELELVERVRAGAYDAAVLFTSFSQSPWPPAYVALLAGIPVRLGMSKEFGGALLSTWVPAPEDGLHQVDRAVHLLSRLGLPEPDGTDLRVVVSEAAREQAAAALGATGPYAVVLPGASCSSRRWPAARFRELGGLLTAEGLHVVVAGTPKERALVEAATPAGGTALVGALGLDGLAALLEGAALAVTNNSGGMHLADAVRVPLVALFAGTEEEGQYAPRSTRAAVLRVPTACSPCRAFTCPFTGQTPDGAPPCLDLDPRAVAAAALALTERSAA is encoded by the coding sequence GTGGATCTTGACGAGCAGGGTACGCCCGCAGGAGTGACGCCCCTCCCCGACCGCGCCCTGGGTGAGCACCCCGGAGCGCTGGCCGGGCTGCCCGTCGACTGGGCCGCCCTGCACCGCGTCCTCGTCGTGCGCCCGGACAACGCCGGTGACGTCGTCATGCTCGGCCCGGCGCTGCGCCAGCTGCGCGCCGCCTGCCCCGAGGCGCACGTGACGCTGCTGACCTCGCCCGCCGGCGCGCCCGCGGCCGACCTGCTGGCCGAGGTCGACGACGTCCTCGTCGCGAGCCCGACCTGGCAGCACGCCGGCGTCGCTCCCGCGCCCGACCCGGCGGCGGAGCTCGAGCTCGTCGAGCGGGTGCGCGCCGGCGCGTACGACGCCGCGGTGCTGTTCACGAGCTTCTCGCAGTCGCCCTGGCCGCCGGCCTACGTCGCGCTCCTGGCCGGCATCCCGGTCCGGCTCGGCATGTCCAAGGAGTTCGGCGGCGCACTGCTCTCCACGTGGGTGCCGGCGCCCGAGGACGGCCTGCACCAGGTCGACCGCGCGGTGCACCTGCTCTCCCGGCTCGGGCTCCCCGAGCCCGACGGCACCGACCTGCGCGTCGTCGTCAGCGAGGCGGCACGGGAGCAGGCGGCCGCGGCGCTCGGCGCCACCGGCCCGTACGCCGTGGTGCTGCCGGGCGCCTCCTGCTCCTCGCGCCGCTGGCCGGCCGCGCGGTTCCGCGAGCTGGGGGGGCTGCTCACCGCCGAGGGGCTGCACGTCGTGGTGGCCGGGACGCCGAAGGAGCGCGCGCTCGTCGAGGCGGCGACCCCGGCGGGCGGGACCGCGCTGGTCGGGGCGCTCGGGCTCGACGGGCTCGCCGCGCTGCTCGAGGGCGCCGCGCTCGCGGTGACCAACAACTCCGGCGGCATGCACCTCGCCGACGCCGTGCGCGTCCCGCTCGTCGCGCTGTTCGCCGGCACCGAGGAGGAGGGCCAGTACGCTCCCCGGAGCACGCGCGCCGCCGTCCTCCGGGTGCCGACCGCGTGCTCGCCCTGCCGAGCGTTCACCTGCCCGTTCACGGGGCAGACCCCCGATGGCGCACCCCCCTGCCTCGACCTCGACCCGCGCGCCGTCGCGGCCGCGGCGCTGGCCCTGACCGAGAGGAGCGCGGCGTGA
- a CDS encoding glycosyltransferase family 4 protein, with protein MRTALLTGRFAPRHDGVADYVARLRDALAEQGAEPLVVSARGSEGADAEVCDRFDLRGVREAARALDRLAPDVVHVQFAPSAYSFSPWVGLLPALVSRPVVTTLHEYGWWTGLPRVPAPVWGALEPRVDRETLLLGPRSAELLATNAGHAAQVRERLGRTPRLVPIGPNVRASALSRDEARAAVTARWGVPPAADLLVFFGFVHPVKGVRYLLEGLATVRAELGRDVRLVVAGGFESLALPGQEATDFRAELVAHAASCGVTGAVVFTDHVPEDEVATLLRASDAVVLPLTAGVTSKSGALLAALDSGCCTVATLPDSSTDGVAEVVAPIAARRDGAAVADALSRVLLDEDLRADLRCRALARAAEHSWASIAERHLEAYRAVLGP; from the coding sequence GTGCGCACCGCCCTGCTGACCGGCCGGTTCGCGCCGCGCCACGACGGGGTCGCGGACTACGTCGCCCGCCTGCGGGATGCGCTCGCGGAGCAGGGCGCCGAGCCGCTGGTGGTCTCGGCGCGCGGGTCGGAGGGCGCGGACGCCGAGGTGTGCGACCGCTTCGACCTGCGCGGCGTGCGCGAGGCGGCGCGGGCGCTGGACCGGCTGGCCCCCGACGTCGTCCACGTGCAGTTCGCGCCGTCGGCGTACTCCTTCTCCCCGTGGGTCGGCCTGCTCCCGGCGCTCGTCTCCCGCCCCGTCGTCACCACGCTGCACGAGTACGGCTGGTGGACGGGACTCCCGCGCGTGCCCGCGCCGGTGTGGGGCGCCCTCGAGCCGCGCGTCGACCGGGAGACGCTGCTGCTCGGCCCGCGCAGCGCCGAGCTCCTCGCGACCAATGCGGGGCACGCGGCGCAGGTCCGGGAGCGGCTCGGCCGCACGCCTCGGCTGGTCCCGATCGGCCCCAACGTCCGCGCCTCCGCGCTCTCCCGGGACGAGGCGCGCGCGGCGGTCACGGCCCGTTGGGGTGTGCCTCCAGCGGCGGACCTCCTGGTGTTCTTCGGGTTCGTCCACCCCGTCAAGGGCGTGCGCTACCTGCTCGAAGGGCTCGCGACGGTCCGCGCCGAGCTCGGCCGCGACGTCCGGCTCGTCGTGGCCGGCGGCTTCGAGTCGCTCGCCCTGCCGGGCCAGGAGGCGACCGACTTCCGCGCCGAGCTCGTGGCGCACGCAGCGTCCTGCGGCGTGACCGGCGCCGTGGTCTTCACCGACCACGTGCCCGAGGACGAGGTCGCGACGCTGCTGCGGGCGAGCGACGCGGTCGTGCTGCCGCTGACCGCGGGCGTCACCTCCAAGAGCGGGGCGCTGCTCGCCGCGCTCGACTCCGGCTGCTGCACCGTCGCGACCCTCCCGGACAGCAGCACCGACGGCGTCGCCGAGGTCGTCGCCCCCATCGCCGCCCGCCGTGACGGTGCGGCCGTCGCCGACGCGCTGAGCCGGGTGCTGCTCGACGAGGACCTGCGCGCGGACCTGCGCTGCCGTGCGCTCGCCCGCGCGGCGGAGCACTCGTGGGCGTCCATCGCCGAGCGCCACCTGGAGGCCTACCGCGCGGTGCTCGGCCCGTGA
- a CDS encoding BldC family transcriptional regulator translates to MAARTNETETLLTPAEVAEMFRVDPKTVTRWAKAGKLTSIRTLGGHRRYREAEVRALLTAVPAPREAE, encoded by the coding sequence ATGGCTGCACGGACGAACGAGACCGAGACGCTGCTGACGCCGGCGGAGGTCGCCGAGATGTTCCGCGTGGACCCCAAGACCGTCACCCGCTGGGCCAAGGCCGGCAAGCTCACCTCGATCCGCACCCTCGGCGGCCACCGCCGCTACCGCGAGGCCGAGGTCCGCGCCCTCCTGACCGCGGTGCCCGCTCCCCGCGAGGCGGAGTAG
- a CDS encoding DUF3073 domain-containing protein: MGRGRAKAKQTKVARELKYSSPDTDYEALQRELANGGGFPLTSTLPSADDSDDDAEDDDDWSPSR, translated from the coding sequence ATGGGGCGTGGCCGCGCCAAGGCCAAGCAGACCAAGGTCGCCCGGGAGCTGAAGTACTCGAGCCCCGACACCGACTACGAGGCGCTGCAGCGGGAGCTCGCGAACGGCGGTGGCTTCCCGCTCACGTCGACCCTGCCGAGCGCTGACGACTCCGACGACGACGCTGAGGACGACGACGACTGGTCGCCCTCCCGCTGA
- the rfaE2 gene encoding D-glycero-beta-D-manno-heptose 1-phosphate adenylyltransferase, which translates to MSLPPEPASPWQELLARFAGRRVAVVGECCLDVWLSGPARGLAREGVVPVVRVEEEAYAPGAGANAARGVAALGAEVRFVSLVGDDEEGGQARALLRAQGVDDALVVTVPVRRTVTKRRLTARGQLMARFDSGDCDAVTGDDEARLVAAVEAAVDGAEVVLAADYACGLWTPATRAAVERAARAAGALLVVDAHDIRTWHDLRPDVVTPDSEEVELVLGPADAEAFARDRVGFLERSGGLLRELSGAATVVVTLDRDGALVLPSDAEPWQVPAEPVAAPVGAGAGDAFAAAMVVALAAGAELPDAAQVGCTAASVVVARPGTTACRLPELRARLERHAPLHLGRERLAALVEDYRARGARIVMTNGCFDVLHAGHVAYLDAARRLGDVLLVGVNGDESVRRLKGPDRPVNPVADRVAVLQALSTVDHVVVFDGDSPTDLLRTVRPDVYVKGGDYTEDMLREAPLVRELGGEVRIVDWVEDRSTTALLERVRRSG; encoded by the coding sequence GTGAGCCTCCCGCCCGAGCCCGCGTCCCCCTGGCAGGAGCTGCTCGCCCGCTTCGCCGGCCGTCGCGTCGCCGTCGTCGGGGAGTGCTGCCTCGACGTGTGGCTGAGCGGGCCGGCCCGCGGCCTGGCGCGCGAGGGCGTCGTGCCCGTGGTGCGCGTGGAGGAGGAGGCGTACGCCCCCGGCGCGGGCGCCAACGCCGCCCGGGGCGTCGCCGCGCTGGGCGCCGAGGTGCGCTTCGTCTCGCTCGTCGGTGACGACGAGGAGGGCGGCCAGGCCCGCGCGCTGCTCCGCGCGCAGGGCGTCGACGACGCGCTGGTCGTCACGGTGCCGGTGCGCCGCACCGTCACCAAGCGCCGGCTCACCGCCCGTGGCCAGCTGATGGCGCGCTTCGACAGCGGCGACTGCGACGCGGTGACGGGGGACGACGAGGCCCGCCTCGTCGCGGCCGTCGAGGCGGCCGTCGACGGAGCCGAGGTCGTGCTCGCCGCCGACTACGCCTGCGGGCTGTGGACCCCGGCGACCCGCGCCGCGGTCGAGCGGGCCGCCCGCGCGGCAGGCGCGCTGCTCGTGGTCGACGCGCACGACATCCGCACCTGGCACGACCTGCGCCCCGACGTCGTCACCCCGGACTCCGAGGAGGTCGAGCTCGTGCTCGGCCCGGCGGACGCGGAGGCCTTCGCCCGCGACCGGGTGGGCTTCCTCGAGCGCTCCGGCGGCCTGCTGCGCGAGCTGAGCGGCGCGGCGACGGTGGTCGTCACGCTGGACCGGGACGGCGCGCTCGTGCTGCCCTCCGACGCCGAGCCCTGGCAGGTGCCGGCCGAGCCCGTCGCGGCGCCGGTCGGCGCGGGGGCCGGCGACGCCTTCGCCGCGGCGATGGTCGTCGCGCTCGCCGCGGGGGCCGAGCTGCCCGACGCCGCGCAGGTCGGGTGCACCGCCGCCTCCGTGGTCGTCGCCCGGCCCGGCACCACCGCGTGCCGGCTGCCCGAGCTGCGCGCCCGGCTCGAGCGGCACGCCCCGCTCCACCTCGGCCGCGAGCGGCTCGCGGCGCTCGTCGAGGACTACCGCGCCCGCGGGGCCCGCATCGTCATGACCAACGGCTGCTTCGACGTGCTCCACGCCGGCCACGTGGCCTACCTCGACGCCGCCCGCCGGCTCGGCGACGTCCTGCTCGTGGGTGTCAACGGCGACGAGAGCGTGCGCCGGCTCAAGGGGCCCGACCGCCCGGTCAACCCGGTGGCGGACCGCGTGGCGGTGCTCCAGGCCCTCAGCACCGTGGACCACGTCGTGGTCTTCGACGGCGACAGCCCGACGGACCTGCTGCGGACCGTGCGGCCCGACGTCTACGTCAAGGGCGGGGACTACACCGAGGACATGCTGCGCGAGGCGCCGCTCGTCCGCGAGCTCGGTGGCGAGGTGCGCATCGTCGACTGGGTGGAGGACCGCTCCACCACCGCGCTGCTCGAGCGCGTGCGCCGCAGCGGCTGA